The Manis javanica isolate MJ-LG chromosome 4, MJ_LKY, whole genome shotgun sequence genome contains a region encoding:
- the TMC6 gene encoding transmembrane channel-like protein 6 isoform X5, protein MAQLLAFDLNVPETLEDQGSQEPSPYDESDVHDSFHRIIQEQTQWAAAQALELQPREPGAGTQAASGSAKGAPVHSSATLRILASMPSRTIGRSRGAIISQYYSRTVRLRRRTGRPQLGGSGRSARPSLRLYDLELDSATLQEEERQMLLVRELQSLTVTQRDHMLQGMPLSLAEKRCLREKSQTPRGKRRGWRGHRGLRCWSWLWDTCVLALHNLGLRLLWGLHALRPWRYALKRIGGQFGSSVLSYFLFLKTLLAFNALLLLPLLAFIVGVQAAFPPAPPGPGPAFTGLELLTGGGSFSHTVMYYGYYRNATLNQPCAPPLDGSQCTPEAHGLPYNMPLAYLFTVGMVFFITCITLVYSMSRSFGESYRVGSTLGVHAITVFCSWDYKVTQKWASRLQHDNIRTQLKELLAEWQLRQGPRSTCGRLRQVAVLVLVWLLCLGTTLGCAVAVYAFSELLTQSPVSAEREGALLALPLVVCLLNLGAPYLFRGLAALERHDSPGLEVYVAICRNLILKMVILGILCYHWLGRRVGALKDQCWENFVGQELYRLTVVDFLLTLLDTLFGELLWRLISEKKFKRRGKPEFDIARNVLDLIYGQTLTWLGVLFSPLLPAVQSVKLLLLFYVKKTSLLANCRAPRRPWLASRMSTVFVSLLCFPSFLGAAIFLCYAIWQVKPSSTCGPFRGLDTMYEAGKLWVRRLEKAGPRVSWLPWVHQHLVENTFLTYLASALLLAVIYLNIQVVKGQRKVICLLKEQISNEGEDKIFLINKLHSVYERKERSRYLRLNPGDSSISLLPRQTHTRLASDPARAGRTQEAMKLVDDREAF, encoded by the exons ATGGCCCAGCTGCTGGCTTTTGACCTCAATGTCCCCGAGACGCTGGAGGATCAGGG CAGCCAGGAGCCCAGCCCCTATGATGAGAGCGACGTGCACGACTCCTTCCACCGGATCATCCAGGAGCAGACCCAGTGGGCGGCCGCGCAGGCGCTGGAGCTGCAGCCGAGGGAGCCGGGCGCCGGAACCCAGGCGGCCTCAG GCAGTGCCAAGGGTGCCCCTGTCCATAGTTCGGCCACACTCCGCATCTTGGCCAGCATGCCCAGTCGTACCATTG GCCGCAGCCGGGGGGCCATCATCTCCCAGTACTACAGCCGCACGGTGAGGCTGCGGCGCAGGACGGGCCGGCCCCAGCTCGGGGGCTCCGGGCGCTCAGCCCGGCCCAGCCTCCGCCTGTACGACCTGGAGCTGGACTCGGCAACCCTCCAGGAGGAGG AGAGGCAGATGCTCCTGGTGAGGGAGCTTCAAAGCCTGACAGTGACCCAGCGAGACCACATGCTCCAGGGGATGCCCTTGAGCCTGGCTGAGAAACGCTGCCTGCG aGAGAAGAGCCAGACCCCAAGGGGGAAGCGGAGGGGCTGGCGGGGCCATCGAGGGCTCCGCTGCTGGAGCTGGCTCTGGGACACCTGTGTCCTG GCCTTGCACAACCTGGGGCTCCGGCTGCTCTGGGGGCTGCACGCCCTGAGGCCATGGCGCTACGCCCTGAAGCGGATTGGGGGCCAGTTCGGCTCCAGCGTGCTCTCCTATTTCCTCTTCCTCAAGACCCTGCTGGCCTTCAACGCCCTCCTGCTGCTGCCGTTGCTGGCCTTCATCGTGGGTGTGCAGGCTGCCTTCCCGCCCGCCCCCCCGGGCCCTGGGCCTGCCTTCACGGGGCTCGAGCTCCTCACCGGCGGG GGCTCCTTCTCCCACACTGTCATGTACTACGGCTACTACAGGAATGCCACGCTGAACCAGCCCTGTGCCCCACCGCTGGACGGCAGCCAGTGCACCCCTGAGGCGCACGGCCTGCCTTACAACATGCCCCTGGCCTACCTCTTCACTGTGGGCATGGTCTTCTTTATCACCTGCATCACCCTGGTGTACAG CATGTCGCGCTCTTTTGGGGAGAGCTACCGGGTGGGCAGCACCCTGGGGGTCCACGCCATCACTGTTTTCTGCTCCTGGGACTACAAGGTGACTCAGAAGTGGGCCTCCCGCCTCCAGCATGACAACATCCGGACCCAGCTGAAG GAGCTGCTGGCTGAGTGGCAGCTGCGGCAGGGCCCCCGGAGCACGTGTGGGCGGCTGCGGCAGGTGGCCGTGCTGGTGCTCGTGTGGCTGCTGTGTCTGGGAACCACGCTGGGCTGTGCTGTGGCTGTCTACGCCTTCTCTGAGCTCCTGACCCAG AGCCCCGTGTCGGCTGAGCGGGAGGGGGCCCTGCTGGCCCTGCCCTTGGTGGTCTGCCTTCTCAACCTGGGGGCTCCCTACCTGTTCCGTGGCCTGGCCGCCCTGGAGCGGCATGACTCCCCGGGGCTGGAGGTGTACGTGGCCATCTGCAG GAACCTCATCCTCAAGATGGTCATCCTGGGGATCCTCTGCTATCACTGGCTGGGCCGCAGGGTGGGCGCCCTGAAGGACCAG TGCTGGGAGAATTTCGTGGGCCAGGAGCTGTACCGGCTCACGGTGGTGGACTTCCTTCTCACGCTGCTGGACACGCTGTTTGGGGAGCTGCTGTGGAG GCTCATCTCCGAGAAGAAGTTTAAGAGGAGGGGCAAGCCTGAGTTTGACATTGCCCGGAATGTTCTGGATCTGATTTATGGGCAGACCCTGACCTG GCTGGGGGTCCTGTTCTcacccctcctccctgctgtGCAGTCAGTCAAGCTGCTGTTGCTCTTCTATGTCAAGAAG ACCAGCCTGCTGGCCAACTGCCGGGCGCCCCGCAGGCCCTGGCTGGCTTCCCGCATGAGCACCGTCTTCGTCTCGCTGCTCTGCTTCCCCTCCTTCCTGGGTGCCGCCATCTTCCTCTGCTATGCCATCTGGCA GGTGAAGCCCTCAAGCACCTGCGGCCCCTTCCGGGGCCTGGACACCATGTACGAGGCGGGCAAGTTGTGGGTGCGCCGCCTGGAGAAGGCGGGCCCCAGGGTCTCCTGGCTGCCGTGGGTCCACCAGCACCTGGTGGAGAATACCTTCCTCACCTACCTGGCGTCAGCCCTGCTGCT TGCTGTCATCTACCTCAACATCCAGGTGGTGAAGGGCCAGCGGAAGGTCATCTGCCTCCTCAAGGAGCAAATCAGCAAT GAGGGGGAAGACAAAATCTTCTTAATCAACAAACTTCACTCTGTCTacgagaggaaggagaggagccG TTACCTACGGTTAAACCCAGGGGATTCCAGCATTTCTCTGCTGCCACGGCAGACACACACACGCCTGGCCTCTGACCCAGCCAG GGCTGGGAGAACCCAGGAGGCCATGAAGCTCGTGGACGATCGTGAGGCCTTCTAG
- the TMC6 gene encoding transmembrane channel-like protein 6 isoform X8: MAQLLAFDLNVPETLEDQGSQEPSPYDESDVHDSFHRIIQEQTQWAAAQALELQPREPGAGTQAASGSAKGAPVHSSATLRILASMPSRTIGRSRGAIISQYYSRTVRLRRRTGRPQLGGSGRSARPSLRLYDLELDSATLQEEERQMLLVRELQSLTVTQRDHMLQGMPLSLAEKRCLREKSQTPRGKRRGWRGHRGLRCWSWLWDTCVLALHNLGLRLLWGLHALRPWRYALKRIGGQFGSSVLSYFLFLKTLLAFNALLLLPLLAFIVGVQAAFPPAPPGPGPAFTGLELLTGGGSFSHTVMYYGYYRNATLNQPCAPPLDGSQCTPEAHGLPYNMPLAYLFTVGMVFFITCITLVYSMSRSFGESYRVGSTLGVHAITVFCSWDYKVTQKWASRLQHDNIRTQLKAHWHPQELLAEWQLRQGPRSTCGRLRQVAVLVLVWLLCLGTTLGCAVAVYAFSELLTQQSPVSAEREGALLALPLVVCLLNLGAPYLFRGLAALERHDSPGLEVYVAICRNLILKMVILGILCYHWLGRRVGALKDQCWENFVGQELYRLTVVDFLLTLLDTLFGELLWRLISEKKFKRRGKPEFDIARNVLDLIYGQTLTWLGVLFSPLLPAVQSVKLLLLFYVKKTSLLANCRAPRRPWLASRMSTVFVSLLCFPSFLGAAIFLCYAIWQVKPSSTCGPFRGLDTMYEAGKLWVRRLEKAGPRVSWLPWVHQHLVENTFLTYLASALLLAVIYLNIQVVKGQRKVICLLKEQISNEGEDKIFLINKLHSVYERKERSRAGRTQEAMKLVDDREAF, encoded by the exons ATGGCCCAGCTGCTGGCTTTTGACCTCAATGTCCCCGAGACGCTGGAGGATCAGGG CAGCCAGGAGCCCAGCCCCTATGATGAGAGCGACGTGCACGACTCCTTCCACCGGATCATCCAGGAGCAGACCCAGTGGGCGGCCGCGCAGGCGCTGGAGCTGCAGCCGAGGGAGCCGGGCGCCGGAACCCAGGCGGCCTCAG GCAGTGCCAAGGGTGCCCCTGTCCATAGTTCGGCCACACTCCGCATCTTGGCCAGCATGCCCAGTCGTACCATTG GCCGCAGCCGGGGGGCCATCATCTCCCAGTACTACAGCCGCACGGTGAGGCTGCGGCGCAGGACGGGCCGGCCCCAGCTCGGGGGCTCCGGGCGCTCAGCCCGGCCCAGCCTCCGCCTGTACGACCTGGAGCTGGACTCGGCAACCCTCCAGGAGGAGG AGAGGCAGATGCTCCTGGTGAGGGAGCTTCAAAGCCTGACAGTGACCCAGCGAGACCACATGCTCCAGGGGATGCCCTTGAGCCTGGCTGAGAAACGCTGCCTGCG aGAGAAGAGCCAGACCCCAAGGGGGAAGCGGAGGGGCTGGCGGGGCCATCGAGGGCTCCGCTGCTGGAGCTGGCTCTGGGACACCTGTGTCCTG GCCTTGCACAACCTGGGGCTCCGGCTGCTCTGGGGGCTGCACGCCCTGAGGCCATGGCGCTACGCCCTGAAGCGGATTGGGGGCCAGTTCGGCTCCAGCGTGCTCTCCTATTTCCTCTTCCTCAAGACCCTGCTGGCCTTCAACGCCCTCCTGCTGCTGCCGTTGCTGGCCTTCATCGTGGGTGTGCAGGCTGCCTTCCCGCCCGCCCCCCCGGGCCCTGGGCCTGCCTTCACGGGGCTCGAGCTCCTCACCGGCGGG GGCTCCTTCTCCCACACTGTCATGTACTACGGCTACTACAGGAATGCCACGCTGAACCAGCCCTGTGCCCCACCGCTGGACGGCAGCCAGTGCACCCCTGAGGCGCACGGCCTGCCTTACAACATGCCCCTGGCCTACCTCTTCACTGTGGGCATGGTCTTCTTTATCACCTGCATCACCCTGGTGTACAG CATGTCGCGCTCTTTTGGGGAGAGCTACCGGGTGGGCAGCACCCTGGGGGTCCACGCCATCACTGTTTTCTGCTCCTGGGACTACAAGGTGACTCAGAAGTGGGCCTCCCGCCTCCAGCATGACAACATCCGGACCCAGCTGAAG GCTCACTGGCACCCGCAGGAGCTGCTGGCTGAGTGGCAGCTGCGGCAGGGCCCCCGGAGCACGTGTGGGCGGCTGCGGCAGGTGGCCGTGCTGGTGCTCGTGTGGCTGCTGTGTCTGGGAACCACGCTGGGCTGTGCTGTGGCTGTCTACGCCTTCTCTGAGCTCCTGACCCAG CAGAGCCCCGTGTCGGCTGAGCGGGAGGGGGCCCTGCTGGCCCTGCCCTTGGTGGTCTGCCTTCTCAACCTGGGGGCTCCCTACCTGTTCCGTGGCCTGGCCGCCCTGGAGCGGCATGACTCCCCGGGGCTGGAGGTGTACGTGGCCATCTGCAG GAACCTCATCCTCAAGATGGTCATCCTGGGGATCCTCTGCTATCACTGGCTGGGCCGCAGGGTGGGCGCCCTGAAGGACCAG TGCTGGGAGAATTTCGTGGGCCAGGAGCTGTACCGGCTCACGGTGGTGGACTTCCTTCTCACGCTGCTGGACACGCTGTTTGGGGAGCTGCTGTGGAG GCTCATCTCCGAGAAGAAGTTTAAGAGGAGGGGCAAGCCTGAGTTTGACATTGCCCGGAATGTTCTGGATCTGATTTATGGGCAGACCCTGACCTG GCTGGGGGTCCTGTTCTcacccctcctccctgctgtGCAGTCAGTCAAGCTGCTGTTGCTCTTCTATGTCAAGAAG ACCAGCCTGCTGGCCAACTGCCGGGCGCCCCGCAGGCCCTGGCTGGCTTCCCGCATGAGCACCGTCTTCGTCTCGCTGCTCTGCTTCCCCTCCTTCCTGGGTGCCGCCATCTTCCTCTGCTATGCCATCTGGCA GGTGAAGCCCTCAAGCACCTGCGGCCCCTTCCGGGGCCTGGACACCATGTACGAGGCGGGCAAGTTGTGGGTGCGCCGCCTGGAGAAGGCGGGCCCCAGGGTCTCCTGGCTGCCGTGGGTCCACCAGCACCTGGTGGAGAATACCTTCCTCACCTACCTGGCGTCAGCCCTGCTGCT TGCTGTCATCTACCTCAACATCCAGGTGGTGAAGGGCCAGCGGAAGGTCATCTGCCTCCTCAAGGAGCAAATCAGCAAT GAGGGGGAAGACAAAATCTTCTTAATCAACAAACTTCACTCTGTCTacgagaggaaggagaggagccG GGCTGGGAGAACCCAGGAGGCCATGAAGCTCGTGGACGATCGTGAGGCCTTCTAG
- the TMC6 gene encoding transmembrane channel-like protein 6 isoform X10, with amino-acid sequence MAQLLAFDLNVPETLEDQGSQEPSPYDESDVHDSFHRIIQEQTQWAAAQALELQPREPGAGTQAASGSAKGAPVHSSATLRILASMPSRTIGRSRGAIISQYYSRTVRLRRRTGRPQLGGSGRSARPSLRLYDLELDSATLQEEERQMLLVRELQSLTVTQRDHMLQGMPLSLAEKRCLREKSQTPRGKRRGWRGHRGLRCWSWLWDTCVLALHNLGLRLLWGLHALRPWRYALKRIGGQFGSSVLSYFLFLKTLLAFNALLLLPLLAFIVGVQAAFPPAPPGPGPAFTGLELLTGGGSFSHTVMYYGYYRNATLNQPCAPPLDGSQCTPEAHGLPYNMPLAYLFTVGMVFFITCITLVYSMSRSFGESYRVGSTLGVHAITVFCSWDYKVTQKWASRLQHDNIRTQLKAHWHPQELLAEWQLRQGPRSTCGRLRQVAVLVLVWLLCLGTTLGCAVAVYAFSELLTQQSPVSAEREGALLALPLVVCLLNLGAPYLFRGLAALERHDSPGLEVYVAICRNLILKMVILGILCYHWLGRRVGALKDQCWENFVGQELYRLTVVDFLLTLLDTLFGELLWRLISEKKFKRRGKPEFDIARNVLDLIYGQTLTWLGVLFSPLLPAVQSVKLLLLFYVKKGEALKHLRPLPGPGHHVRGGQVVGAPPGEGGPQGLLAAVGPPAPGGEYLPHLPGVSPAAVVKGQRKVICLLKEQISNEGEDKIFLINKLHSVYERKERSRYLRLNPGDSSISLLPRQTHTRLASDPARAGRTQEAMKLVDDREAF; translated from the exons ATGGCCCAGCTGCTGGCTTTTGACCTCAATGTCCCCGAGACGCTGGAGGATCAGGG CAGCCAGGAGCCCAGCCCCTATGATGAGAGCGACGTGCACGACTCCTTCCACCGGATCATCCAGGAGCAGACCCAGTGGGCGGCCGCGCAGGCGCTGGAGCTGCAGCCGAGGGAGCCGGGCGCCGGAACCCAGGCGGCCTCAG GCAGTGCCAAGGGTGCCCCTGTCCATAGTTCGGCCACACTCCGCATCTTGGCCAGCATGCCCAGTCGTACCATTG GCCGCAGCCGGGGGGCCATCATCTCCCAGTACTACAGCCGCACGGTGAGGCTGCGGCGCAGGACGGGCCGGCCCCAGCTCGGGGGCTCCGGGCGCTCAGCCCGGCCCAGCCTCCGCCTGTACGACCTGGAGCTGGACTCGGCAACCCTCCAGGAGGAGG AGAGGCAGATGCTCCTGGTGAGGGAGCTTCAAAGCCTGACAGTGACCCAGCGAGACCACATGCTCCAGGGGATGCCCTTGAGCCTGGCTGAGAAACGCTGCCTGCG aGAGAAGAGCCAGACCCCAAGGGGGAAGCGGAGGGGCTGGCGGGGCCATCGAGGGCTCCGCTGCTGGAGCTGGCTCTGGGACACCTGTGTCCTG GCCTTGCACAACCTGGGGCTCCGGCTGCTCTGGGGGCTGCACGCCCTGAGGCCATGGCGCTACGCCCTGAAGCGGATTGGGGGCCAGTTCGGCTCCAGCGTGCTCTCCTATTTCCTCTTCCTCAAGACCCTGCTGGCCTTCAACGCCCTCCTGCTGCTGCCGTTGCTGGCCTTCATCGTGGGTGTGCAGGCTGCCTTCCCGCCCGCCCCCCCGGGCCCTGGGCCTGCCTTCACGGGGCTCGAGCTCCTCACCGGCGGG GGCTCCTTCTCCCACACTGTCATGTACTACGGCTACTACAGGAATGCCACGCTGAACCAGCCCTGTGCCCCACCGCTGGACGGCAGCCAGTGCACCCCTGAGGCGCACGGCCTGCCTTACAACATGCCCCTGGCCTACCTCTTCACTGTGGGCATGGTCTTCTTTATCACCTGCATCACCCTGGTGTACAG CATGTCGCGCTCTTTTGGGGAGAGCTACCGGGTGGGCAGCACCCTGGGGGTCCACGCCATCACTGTTTTCTGCTCCTGGGACTACAAGGTGACTCAGAAGTGGGCCTCCCGCCTCCAGCATGACAACATCCGGACCCAGCTGAAG GCTCACTGGCACCCGCAGGAGCTGCTGGCTGAGTGGCAGCTGCGGCAGGGCCCCCGGAGCACGTGTGGGCGGCTGCGGCAGGTGGCCGTGCTGGTGCTCGTGTGGCTGCTGTGTCTGGGAACCACGCTGGGCTGTGCTGTGGCTGTCTACGCCTTCTCTGAGCTCCTGACCCAG CAGAGCCCCGTGTCGGCTGAGCGGGAGGGGGCCCTGCTGGCCCTGCCCTTGGTGGTCTGCCTTCTCAACCTGGGGGCTCCCTACCTGTTCCGTGGCCTGGCCGCCCTGGAGCGGCATGACTCCCCGGGGCTGGAGGTGTACGTGGCCATCTGCAG GAACCTCATCCTCAAGATGGTCATCCTGGGGATCCTCTGCTATCACTGGCTGGGCCGCAGGGTGGGCGCCCTGAAGGACCAG TGCTGGGAGAATTTCGTGGGCCAGGAGCTGTACCGGCTCACGGTGGTGGACTTCCTTCTCACGCTGCTGGACACGCTGTTTGGGGAGCTGCTGTGGAG GCTCATCTCCGAGAAGAAGTTTAAGAGGAGGGGCAAGCCTGAGTTTGACATTGCCCGGAATGTTCTGGATCTGATTTATGGGCAGACCCTGACCTG GCTGGGGGTCCTGTTCTcacccctcctccctgctgtGCAGTCAGTCAAGCTGCTGTTGCTCTTCTATGTCAAGAAG GGTGAAGCCCTCAAGCACCTGCGGCCCCTTCCGGGGCCTGGACACCATGTACGAGGCGGGCAAGTTGTGGGTGCGCCGCCTGGAGAAGGCGGGCCCCAGGGTCTCCTGGCTGCCGTGGGTCCACCAGCACCTGGTGGAGAATACCTTCCTCACCTACCTGGCGTCAGCCCTGCTGCT GTGGTGAAGGGCCAGCGGAAGGTCATCTGCCTCCTCAAGGAGCAAATCAGCAAT GAGGGGGAAGACAAAATCTTCTTAATCAACAAACTTCACTCTGTCTacgagaggaaggagaggagccG TTACCTACGGTTAAACCCAGGGGATTCCAGCATTTCTCTGCTGCCACGGCAGACACACACACGCCTGGCCTCTGACCCAGCCAG GGCTGGGAGAACCCAGGAGGCCATGAAGCTCGTGGACGATCGTGAGGCCTTCTAG
- the TMC6 gene encoding transmembrane channel-like protein 6 isoform X3, with product MAQLLAFDLNVPETLEDQGQEPSPYDESDVHDSFHRIIQEQTQWAAAQALELQPREPGAGTQAASGSAKGAPVHSSATLRILASMPSRTIGRSRGAIISQYYSRTVRLRRRTGRPQLGGSGRSARPSLRLYDLELDSATLQEEERQMLLVRELQSLTVTQRDHMLQGMPLSLAEKRCLREKSQTPRGKRRGWRGHRGLRCWSWLWDTCVLALHNLGLRLLWGLHALRPWRYALKRIGGQFGSSVLSYFLFLKTLLAFNALLLLPLLAFIVGVQAAFPPAPPGPGPAFTGLELLTGGGSFSHTVMYYGYYRNATLNQPCAPPLDGSQCTPEAHGLPYNMPLAYLFTVGMVFFITCITLVYSMSRSFGESYRVGSTLGVHAITVFCSWDYKVTQKWASRLQHDNIRTQLKAHWHPQELLAEWQLRQGPRSTCGRLRQVAVLVLVWLLCLGTTLGCAVAVYAFSELLTQQSPVSAEREGALLALPLVVCLLNLGAPYLFRGLAALERHDSPGLEVYVAICRNLILKMVILGILCYHWLGRRVGALKDQCWENFVGQELYRLTVVDFLLTLLDTLFGELLWRLISEKKFKRRGKPEFDIARNVLDLIYGQTLTWLGVLFSPLLPAVQSVKLLLLFYVKKTSLLANCRAPRRPWLASRMSTVFVSLLCFPSFLGAAIFLCYAIWQVKPSSTCGPFRGLDTMYEAGKLWVRRLEKAGPRVSWLPWVHQHLVENTFLTYLASALLLAVIYLNIQVVKGQRKVICLLKEQISNEGEDKIFLINKLHSVYERKERSRYLRLNPGDSSISLLPRQTHTRLASDPARAGRTQEAMKLVDDREAF from the exons ATGGCCCAGCTGCTGGCTTTTGACCTCAATGTCCCCGAGACGCTGGAGGATCAGGG CCAGGAGCCCAGCCCCTATGATGAGAGCGACGTGCACGACTCCTTCCACCGGATCATCCAGGAGCAGACCCAGTGGGCGGCCGCGCAGGCGCTGGAGCTGCAGCCGAGGGAGCCGGGCGCCGGAACCCAGGCGGCCTCAG GCAGTGCCAAGGGTGCCCCTGTCCATAGTTCGGCCACACTCCGCATCTTGGCCAGCATGCCCAGTCGTACCATTG GCCGCAGCCGGGGGGCCATCATCTCCCAGTACTACAGCCGCACGGTGAGGCTGCGGCGCAGGACGGGCCGGCCCCAGCTCGGGGGCTCCGGGCGCTCAGCCCGGCCCAGCCTCCGCCTGTACGACCTGGAGCTGGACTCGGCAACCCTCCAGGAGGAGG AGAGGCAGATGCTCCTGGTGAGGGAGCTTCAAAGCCTGACAGTGACCCAGCGAGACCACATGCTCCAGGGGATGCCCTTGAGCCTGGCTGAGAAACGCTGCCTGCG aGAGAAGAGCCAGACCCCAAGGGGGAAGCGGAGGGGCTGGCGGGGCCATCGAGGGCTCCGCTGCTGGAGCTGGCTCTGGGACACCTGTGTCCTG GCCTTGCACAACCTGGGGCTCCGGCTGCTCTGGGGGCTGCACGCCCTGAGGCCATGGCGCTACGCCCTGAAGCGGATTGGGGGCCAGTTCGGCTCCAGCGTGCTCTCCTATTTCCTCTTCCTCAAGACCCTGCTGGCCTTCAACGCCCTCCTGCTGCTGCCGTTGCTGGCCTTCATCGTGGGTGTGCAGGCTGCCTTCCCGCCCGCCCCCCCGGGCCCTGGGCCTGCCTTCACGGGGCTCGAGCTCCTCACCGGCGGG GGCTCCTTCTCCCACACTGTCATGTACTACGGCTACTACAGGAATGCCACGCTGAACCAGCCCTGTGCCCCACCGCTGGACGGCAGCCAGTGCACCCCTGAGGCGCACGGCCTGCCTTACAACATGCCCCTGGCCTACCTCTTCACTGTGGGCATGGTCTTCTTTATCACCTGCATCACCCTGGTGTACAG CATGTCGCGCTCTTTTGGGGAGAGCTACCGGGTGGGCAGCACCCTGGGGGTCCACGCCATCACTGTTTTCTGCTCCTGGGACTACAAGGTGACTCAGAAGTGGGCCTCCCGCCTCCAGCATGACAACATCCGGACCCAGCTGAAG GCTCACTGGCACCCGCAGGAGCTGCTGGCTGAGTGGCAGCTGCGGCAGGGCCCCCGGAGCACGTGTGGGCGGCTGCGGCAGGTGGCCGTGCTGGTGCTCGTGTGGCTGCTGTGTCTGGGAACCACGCTGGGCTGTGCTGTGGCTGTCTACGCCTTCTCTGAGCTCCTGACCCAG CAGAGCCCCGTGTCGGCTGAGCGGGAGGGGGCCCTGCTGGCCCTGCCCTTGGTGGTCTGCCTTCTCAACCTGGGGGCTCCCTACCTGTTCCGTGGCCTGGCCGCCCTGGAGCGGCATGACTCCCCGGGGCTGGAGGTGTACGTGGCCATCTGCAG GAACCTCATCCTCAAGATGGTCATCCTGGGGATCCTCTGCTATCACTGGCTGGGCCGCAGGGTGGGCGCCCTGAAGGACCAG TGCTGGGAGAATTTCGTGGGCCAGGAGCTGTACCGGCTCACGGTGGTGGACTTCCTTCTCACGCTGCTGGACACGCTGTTTGGGGAGCTGCTGTGGAG GCTCATCTCCGAGAAGAAGTTTAAGAGGAGGGGCAAGCCTGAGTTTGACATTGCCCGGAATGTTCTGGATCTGATTTATGGGCAGACCCTGACCTG GCTGGGGGTCCTGTTCTcacccctcctccctgctgtGCAGTCAGTCAAGCTGCTGTTGCTCTTCTATGTCAAGAAG ACCAGCCTGCTGGCCAACTGCCGGGCGCCCCGCAGGCCCTGGCTGGCTTCCCGCATGAGCACCGTCTTCGTCTCGCTGCTCTGCTTCCCCTCCTTCCTGGGTGCCGCCATCTTCCTCTGCTATGCCATCTGGCA GGTGAAGCCCTCAAGCACCTGCGGCCCCTTCCGGGGCCTGGACACCATGTACGAGGCGGGCAAGTTGTGGGTGCGCCGCCTGGAGAAGGCGGGCCCCAGGGTCTCCTGGCTGCCGTGGGTCCACCAGCACCTGGTGGAGAATACCTTCCTCACCTACCTGGCGTCAGCCCTGCTGCT TGCTGTCATCTACCTCAACATCCAGGTGGTGAAGGGCCAGCGGAAGGTCATCTGCCTCCTCAAGGAGCAAATCAGCAAT GAGGGGGAAGACAAAATCTTCTTAATCAACAAACTTCACTCTGTCTacgagaggaaggagaggagccG TTACCTACGGTTAAACCCAGGGGATTCCAGCATTTCTCTGCTGCCACGGCAGACACACACACGCCTGGCCTCTGACCCAGCCAG GGCTGGGAGAACCCAGGAGGCCATGAAGCTCGTGGACGATCGTGAGGCCTTCTAG